One Panicum virgatum strain AP13 chromosome 3N, P.virgatum_v5, whole genome shotgun sequence DNA segment encodes these proteins:
- the LOC120664174 gene encoding probable protein phosphatase 2C 47 has protein sequence MVAEAEVMHQAPVPVLEVQYHRCVTKGVDEVVGMSAAAAAAVATPAEVEVEVEVAVEVPRMGLEQPDAAPSVSVEMLQFVPNIRSGSFADIGPRRYMEDEHIRIDDLSAHLGSLLVCPLPSAFYGVFDGHGGPDAAAYMKRHAMKFLFEDSEFPQASRVDELYLQSVENSVRRAFLQADLALADDLDISRSSGTTALTALVFGRQLLVANAGDCRAVLCRKGVAMEMSRDHRANYVEECERVAASGGYIEDGYLNGVLSVTRALGDWDMKTPDASASPLIAEPEFQQATLTEDDEFLIMGCDGIWDVMTSQHAVSLVRRGLRQHDDPARCARELVMEAKRLETADNLTVIVVCFVSELGAQQPEQPARPRGYKSLSTEALCNLRSWLETDHR, from the exons ATGGTGGCCGAGGCGGAGGTGATGCATCAGGCGCCCGTGCCCGTGCTGGAGGTGCAGTACCACCGGTGCGTGACCAAGGGGGTCGATGAGGTCGTCGGGatgtctgcggcggcggcggcggcggtggccacgcCGGCGGAGGTTGAGGTCGAGGTCGAGGTCGCCGTCGAGGTGCCTCGCATG GGACTGGAGCAGCCTGATGCTGCACCGAGTGTATCTGTGGAGATGCTACAGTTTGTGCCCAACATCCGGTCTGGTAGCTTTGCTGATATTGGGCCTAGGAGGTACATGGAAGATGAACATATCCGGATAGATGATCTTTCTGCTCATCTTGGCTCGCTGTTGGTCTGCCCGTTGCCGAGTGCCTTCTATGGA GTTTTTGATGGCCATGGAGGTCCAGATGCTGCAGCCTACATGAAAAGGCATGCAATGAAGTTCCTGTTCGAGGACAGTGAGTTCCCACAAGCATCACGAGTCGATGAGTTGTACCTTCAGTCTGTCGAGAACTCTGTTCGCAGAGCTTTCCTGCAGGCTGATCTTGCTCTGGCTGATGATTTGGACATCAGCCGCTCTTCTGGAACCACGGCACTCACCGCATTAGTCTTTGGGAG GCAACTGTTGGTTGCGAATGCTGGGGACTGCCGGGCAGTCCTATGCCGGAAAGGTGTAGCCATGGAGATGTCTCGAGATCACAGGGCTAACTATGTTGAGGAGTGTGAAAGGGTTGCCGCGTCTGGAGGATACATCGAGGATGGCTACCTCAACGGCGTCCTATCCGTAACCCGAGCCCTTGGGGACTGGGACATGAAGACCCCTGATGCCTCGGCTTCCCCACTCATTGCAGAGCCAGAGTTCCAACAGGCCACTCTCACTGAGGATGACGAGTTCCTTATCATGGGTTGCGATGGGATCTGGGATGTGATGACGAGCCAGCACGCGGTGAGCCTCGTGCGGCGGGGCCTGCGGCAACATGATGACCCCGCGCGGTGCGCGAGGGAGCTTGTCATGGAGGCGAAGCGGCTAGAGACAGCCGACAATCTGACTGTTATTGTCGTCTGCTTCGTGTCGGAGCTGGGCGCGCAGCAGCCGGAGCAGCCGGCGAGGCCGAGGGGCTATAAGAGCCTGTCGACAGAGGCTCTGTGCAACCTGAGGAGCTGGCTTGAGACCGACCACCGCTAG